The genomic stretch TTACATTAGCTTCATCAATTTCAAGAATTTTACCTGATTTGGTGAGTGGATTTATGAAAGTTTATCCAGATGTGCATTTCAAACAGGTCATTAAACCAATTTCAAAAATGAAAAAACAACTAATTAATGGTGAAATTGATTTATGCATTTCATCGCTACCAATTGAAGATGAAGACATAGAGTGGGTTCCGTTAATTAAAGAAGATATTTTCTTAATTATCCCCCCAGGTCATCATCTATCTGGTAGAAATTCAATCGATTTAATTGAATTAAAAAACGAAACATTTGTCTCTTTAAACGAGGGATTTGGTTATAGGGATTTTACTGATAAATTTTGTGTGAATGCAGGGTTTATTCAAAACGTATCATTTGAGGTAGACGAACCATTTGCCATCGTAAGGTTCGTAAATCAAGGGCTGGGTGTCGCATTTATGCCTGTTTTAGATTGGACAACTGTGACAGAAAATATCCCGGATCGTATTCGTATAAATGATGATTCGTGTCAGTTAACAATTGGACTTGGTTGGTCAAAAAATAGATATATATCATTAGCAGCTCAAGATTTTAAAAAATACGTTATTGAATATTTCGAAAAAATTTCATTGGGATTAAAAGAGTTGTAAATACATTTATCCAACTGTTGTTTACTTGATTTAATCCCCAAAAAATGAAATGGACTTTTTCATTTTTTTTCTAGATTAAACTACATAAAAATACCCGAATAATAGAAATTTTTATTTCTACTATTCGGGTTACTTTTCTTATATTTTCTATTTTATGTGAACAAACGATCTAAACCATTCTATTTAATGTAGGAAATCTATTACTCAATTTATAAATCTGTCACTTACATATTATTGGATTCCCAACTCTCTCTTAATGTCATCAATCGTTTTACCTTTATATTTCTTTTTAGGTTTCGAAGAACTAGAAACTTTTAAATTTTTACTTAAATAATTTTTCAAGATATAACCAAAGTCCTTTTCATTTACAGTTCCATCAAAGTTAATATCTGCACTTCTTTTATTCGTACCCCAATAAGTTTGGACTGTTAATGCATCTAATATATCGATCACATTATCCCCATTAACATCTCCAGCAAGACCAATATTAAAGTTTCTGTATTCCCATGTACCTTTTAATAAGCCATCTTCTTCCCTACTTAAAATGACATTATTGACTTCAGTAAAATGACCAGGTACTTCCATCACAATTTTATAAGCTTGTTTAGTCGCTGGTATATTTTTTATTTTGAAAGCACCAACATTTTTAATTTCTGCTGGATACATCGTTCCATCAGATGATAGTGCATAAACTTTAGCACCAATCGTACTAAACTTGTAGTGTATAAAATCAGGTGTACCAAATTGTGTATTCACAAATGCTTCAGGCAATATATTACCTTCTACAGTCGAATGTGTAGGTATCAATTTAAATTTTTCTAAGCCATAGGAATTCACTGAAACTAGCTCACTTTTATTTGATTTTTTCGCATTAAAATTATACATCTGAAAATCATCATTTCGAGCATAATTCTGATCATCTATAACTTTAAACGTAACATCTAAAAACGGGGTGTCCCCATCTAAGCCAGTGAAGTTCTCTTTTTCAATATAAGCTCCTACGTTTACATTCCCGGAGTTAGAAACAATCGGTTCTTTTAAATTTACTTTCCCTCCTTTTTGCTCTGCAAGATCTTTGAATGCTTGGTTTACTTCAACTTTTTCGAATTGATAAAAGGTAGGGCTAAATTGAACGTCCATTTCTCCACCCAAAAATTGTTTCATATTTTTTAAATCAATCGTCATCTTTATTTCATCGCCAAGTTTAACAGATTGTTTATTATATCTGTTCACGGCATACTCGGTTCCTTTTTTCATAAATACAAATGATGAAACTTCATTTCCTGCAGTACCCAAATCAAATGCATATGTTCCTAAAATGTAAGGATACTCTTCAAACGCATCTTGATATATATTAAATTCAAACTCACCATCATCTTTTGGTTGTAAAAGATGCGGTTCAAAGAAATTATTATTTTCATTTAAACTTACTGTGTTAGAGCTTTGTGTAACATTATAACCTTCCTCTTGTAATATTTTAACTGTTTGATCCGTAACCTTACCATTTACTTGAAATACATTGTAACCATTCTTCTCTGTTAACATGTCCTCTGAAATTTCTACCACACCCGGCTTGATATTTTCATAGAGTAATTCAGGTGGAGTATTATCAACTATTGCTAGATGGTCTTTTGAGTATGATTTTCCTTTCTCATCTGTTGCAACCATTTCCAGAATATATTTTCCTTCAGGTACTTCAATATAGTCTGCACTTATTGGATTTTTAGGATCATTTGTAAATGGATAGATTTGTCCAGAAAAACCGTTTGAAGTATAATAATCTAGGTCTGGTAAAAGATTAGTAGCATTGATACTTCCAACATATCCTAATGGTTCACCTGACTCATTTTTTAATAAAATATCGATTTGTTTTACTGGACTATTCAATTTAAAATATAGATCCATCCCCGTGAATCTAAATTGATGAATATATGGATCATTCGTCATTACTGGTCGATCTGGCGATACATAATCAATTCCTTTTTCTACAACTCTAATTGCAAAAGGAATTTTGAAGCCCTCAGCAGGATCCTTACTATTTGTTACATGTATATAGCCTTCATAACGTCCTGTTTTTGCACTTGCTGGTACTTGGATTTTTGCTAAAATCTCTTTTGATTCTCCTGCACCAACTTTTAAAGATTTGACGATATTAAGTTTTAGGCCATTTTTCACACCATCTTGTACATTAGTGCTTTCTCCATGATATTCTACTTCAAATTGATAAGTTTTCTCTTTATTATCATGATTTTGAATCAAAATAGTACGCTTGTCTTTTACTGAATTCTTACCTTCATAATGACTCCCGAATGAAATAGATGCAGTTTCTTCATTTATTTCAACTTTTGTATTATCTTCCAGTATTTCTGTCTTATCTAACACTTTAATAGATGTTTTGGAATGCACGGCCTGATATGCATCTACTCGTCCAGCTCCTGCTTCATATACTGAATAATGTCCCTTTAAATCGTCTGCTGAATTCATAAGTGCCGCCTTAACATCAAATGGCGAATAGTCAGGATGCTCCTGTAATATAAGTGCTGCTACACCTGTAACGTGAGGAGTTGCCATCGATGTTCCGTCCAAACGTAAATACGCAGTATCATAATTCACTCCATCTTGTGGATTGTTTATATACTCTGGAACAGTCGAGAAAATTGATACGCCTGGTGCAACTAAGTCTGGTTTAATATCATCATTGCCAAATACAGGTCCACGAGAGCTGAAATCAGCTAAATGATCTCCTTCAGTATTTGTATTACTTAAAGTTTCAAATGAAAGCGATTTTTCATCTAACGTTTTTAAACGTTCTCCCCCTTCTTTTGAAATTCGGAATGAAGGAATGAATGAAGTGCCTTCTCCTAAGAAAGTGGATATTTCACCATCAACATTGTTATAAATAACAACTGCCTTAGCTCCAGCTTTAGCGGCATTTTTTATTTTTTCATCAAAGGTAATTTCCCCGCGCTCGATCAAAGCTAGTTTTCCCTTTAAATCTTTACCGTTAAAATCATTTTCGTAACCAAGACCTACATTAACGATTGGTATGGATTGACCCGTTAAGTCTTCTATTCGATCAGTAAAGTTTTTAGCTAGTAATTTTAAATTTGGAATCTGAAAATCTCCTATTTTTGCTTTAAAAGTAGGGATAGCCATTGAAACATCACTTGCACCCACTGTTATACCTAAAGCGGCTGAACCAGGTGACCCGATAGTTTTTTCATTAGGTCCGGAGTTACCCGCTGCAACTACTGTAACAATGCCCGATAACATTGCGTTGTCTACTGCAACAGAAATTGGACTTAATGGATCATTTACCTCTGTTCCAAGTGACATATTAATTACATCCATTTCATCATGAATGGCTTTATCAATTGCTGCTATTATACCGTCAGTAGCTCCCGTTCCATATGGACCAAGTACCTTATAGGAATATAAATCTACATCAGGTGCAACTCCTTTAACCGCATAGTCTACTTTATTCTTCTTTTGAGCAGCAATAATACCTGCTACATGTGTACCATGCTCAGTATAATATGGACTTCCAGAATAATAATCTATTTCATCTTCTCCAGAGTTTTTCCAGTCATCATATGTAGTTTCCATAGGATCTGCATCATTATTAATAAAGTCCCAGCCTTTTACTTTATTTGGATCAATCGTTTTTGGGTCGACTCCATTCTGTGCTCGATACCCTTTATAGACTCCTGTTAAATCAGGATGATTGTAGTCAATACCTGTATCAAGGACACCTACTTTAATTCCTTGTCCCATGATATTTTCTGCATGCAGCTTGTCCACTCCGATTTGTGGAATGCTATCTGACATCTTTAGCTGTGCACTTTCTTTTGTTTCTTTTGAAAGATCAAGCTTTATTTCTTTATCATCCCACACTCGTTTGACGACACCGGATTGAACAAGCTCTTTAACAGCAATACCAGGAATTGTCATAGCTACACCATTTATTGCATTTCGATATTCCTTTGTGATTTTTATATTACTCACATCATATTCAATTGTCTTTTTGCTTTTCATAGACTGAACATATTTTGTAAAAGTATTATGATTCTCTTCAACTTTTTCATTCACATCATAAGTGTTAACTGATTTACCTTCAGACTTTTGTTTTAGTGCTGTAATTGCTGATGGGGCCTCTTTGAACTCGACAATGATTTTTATGGGCTCTTTAGTGTTTACGTTTATATCCGGTGAAATGATAAAACTTGGAGCAGCGTTTAATTGCTTCAATACACTTCTTTGTTCGTCAGATAGATTCATTAGAATTTGGTCTGAATTTTTATTGTTTGTTAGCTCTGACTTTGCAAACACATTATACGGAACAGTAGATGATAATAACATTCCTGTTACAAATAATGTCCTTGTAATTTGAATAATAGATTTTTTCCTTCTCATATCGTACCTCCATATTTTCTATCATTTCAAAATGTGAAATAATAACTTTCTTTACCTACAAATAAAGTATAAATCTAATTGAATTTTCTGTTAATTGGAATAATAATTCGATAATAGCACCGTTTTTTCAACACTTCAGCGGGGAATTTGTGGAATAATCACGTTTTTTAGATTAAAAACTTGGGGTAATTTTTATTAAAAATAGATATTTATATTTTAATGTTGTATTAATAAAAAAAAAAAAACAACTGTAGTTCTCAGCTGTTTTTTAACAATTTTATATTATTAGCTTATTAAGCACTTTTTTTCCCTTTAACTTTTAAATATATATTTTTTAATTGCACATAGTTATTTGATTTTTTATTTTGAATTGATCCGAGTTCTGCTTTTAACAGTTTAATTGCTTCGTTAAATTGCTTTAGTTCAATATGAGTATCAATAATGAATTTTATCGTATGGTAATAAGTATTTGTATTGATTTGTTTAAACTGCAATGACTGATGGTAAAACTCTAATGCCCTTTGAAAATTACCTTGTTTGTGATTCAAAAATCCAAAATTATGAAGGATTAATCCTCTTACATTTGTATCTTGAAGTAATTCTGAGCAATTTAAAATGGACGTAAGTATCTTCTCCGATTTTTCAAACTCACCAAGATAGATTAAATTAATCGAAAGGCCAGCCTTCACATGTAAAATTCGAATTACATTACAATTATCTTGTAAGTAAGGTAGAACCTTATATATGTAATGGATCGATAAAGAATGTTGATCTAAATTCCCATGCATTACGGATTTATAAAAATAAAAATCAGATACTTTTTCACTGTATTGATCTGCTTGGGACTCTAAACGACTGAGAATTTCCAATGATTTTTCAAACATTTGTATTTGTCCATTATAAATGGCCTGTAAAAATTCCCATAAAAATAACTCAAAAGGATTAAGTTTCGTAATATTTTTTATCATCTTTTTAGACTCTAATTCAAACTCTTGGATCCTAGATGTAAACAATAAATATCGTAACTTAAATAACTCGAAAAGATAAATTAAATCCGTGCATTGTATATAGTCGCTATGATTTAATACTTCTTCATATAATTCGTCTGCTTTCACTCTATGTATGCGTTCCATTGCATCATAAAATAGAGTTAACTTTTCCTTTAGAACATGGTACTTTTTGTTTTCTTCTTCAATCGAAACTTTTAATCTCTCACATAACAATTGCAATGTTTCATCACTAGCTACAGCATTAACATTATTTTCTATTTTACTTAGATGAGTAATTGAACAAATACCCGCACAAAGCTGTGCTTGCTTCATTTTTTGCTTCTTCCTGTGGTAATAAATTATTTTTCCAATGGACATCAAGACTCACCTCAACATTTTGAATATTCAATTACTAAGTATACTACATTAATAGTCGTAAATTTGAGGGACTAAAGAACAAGTTTAATATAGGTAAATCTTGGATAGATCAATAAACAAATAAACAGCTCTTTATCTACACCATTTTTTGCTAAATAGACTTTGTTCCATCAAAAAAAATAATCGGTTTTGTTACTAATCTATAATTTGTCTATTCGTAATAGGATAATATGGGTCATTCAGTAATATTAATTAGTAAAGATGTAAAATTGAGATTCCAATAAATGAATTTTGAAAGTTGGTGAAAATTAGTGAATGATAAAACTGTAAATAAGACTTATTCTACTTCTCGATCTAAAGAAGAGCTGATTGAACTAGATCAAAAATATGTATGGCATCATATGTCCCCTCACAACCCAAACCCATTGGTTCTAGTATCTGGGAAAAATAGTACCGTTACTGATATTGATGGTAAAAATTATTTAGATGGTATGTCTGGATTATGGTGCGTGAATGTAGGTTATGGTCGCGAAGAAATTGCTAAAGCTGCAGCTGAACAAATGCAAGCAATCCCTTACGTTCCTATGTCCCAAGGCAATGTTCCTTCTATTCTATTAGCAGAAAAGTTAAATGAATGGCTTGGTGGGGATTATCGCATTTTTTATTCTAATTCTGGATCAGATGCAAATGAAGTAGCTTTTAAAATTGCTAGACAATACCATCAACAAAATGGGGAACCTTTACGTTATAAATTTATTTCAAGATATCGTGCTTATCATGGGAATTCTATGGGGGCTCTAAGTGCCACTGGTCAAGCTAATCGCAAAGTAAAATATGAACCTCTTTCTTCAGGTTTTCAGCACGTGGCACCTCCTTATTGTTATCGTTGCCCTTTTGGAAAAACATATGGTGATTGTGGCATTCAATGCGCAAAAGCAATTGAGGATGTTATCAATTATGAAGGTGCTGAAACGATTGCTGGCATTATTATGGAACCAGTAATTACTGGCGGAGGAGTTATTGTACCTCCAGTTGAATACGTAGCAAAAGTTCGAAATATTTGTGATAAATTTGGTATTTTACTAATTGTCGATGAAGTTATATGTGGCTTTGGCCGCTCTGGAAAACATTTTGGACATCAAAACTTCGGAATAAAACCCGATATCGTCACAATGGCTAAAGGAATGACAAGTGCTTATTCTCCACTATCAGCAACTGCCGTAAGAAGCGATTTATATGAAGTATTTAAACAACCTGGTCCGGATAATCACTTTCGTCATGTAAATACATTCGGTGGAAATCCTGCCTCATGCGCGGTTGCACTTAAAAACTTAGAAATAATTGAAAATGAAAATTTAATAGAACGTGCAGCCTATTTAGGTGATGAGCTTCGTAAAAAATTGGATAGTTTACTAACTTATAAAAATGTTGGAGAAATCCGCAGTTTTGGTTTTATTGCAGGAATTGAGCTTGTTGAAGATAAAAAAAGTAAAAAGCCTGCTAGTCCAGAATTAGTATTAAAAATAATAACTGAATGTAAAGCACACGGATTAATAATCGGTAGAAATGGAGATACGGTTCCTGGCTACAACAATATCCTCACACTTTCTCCTCCATTTACTACAACTGATGAAGAGATTGATTTTATCGTAAGTACATTAAACAATGCATTCTCAAACCTATAATAGTTCGAGGTGATATTCTATGTCGACGCAAACTAATATAAAAGTTTTAAAGAATTTTATTAATGGAGAATGGGCTAAAGCTTCACCTAATGCTAAAACAATTCCAGTTCCAAATCCAGCAACTGAAGAAATACTAGCATTTGTTCCTCTCTCAACTAAATCAGATTTAGAAAATGCTGTCATAGCCGCAAAAAACGCTTTTAATAGTTGGAGTAAAACACCTGTTCCAAAAAGAGCGAGAATACTATTTTCATATCAACAATTGTTAATCAAGCATTGGGATGAACTTGCTAATTTAATAACGATTGAAAATGGCAAAAGCTATAATGAAGCATATGGCGAAGTTCAACGTGGAATTGAATGCGTAGAATTTGCCGCTGGTGCTCCTACATTAATGATGGGTAAGCAATTACCTGATATTGCAACCAATATAGAATCTGCAATGTTTCGGTACCCTATTGGAGTAGTTGGAGGAATTACACCATTTAATTTCCCAATGATGGTACCTTGTTGGATGTTCCCTTTAGCGATAGCTTGTGGAAACACGTTTATCTTAAAACCTTCTGAACGTACACCATTACTAGCAAATCGTTTAGCAGAGCTCTTTACAGAAGCTGGTCTTCCAAAAGGGGTATTTAATATTGTTCATGGAGCACATGAGATTGTAAATGAATTACTTCAAAACAAAGATGTTCCTGCCATTTCATTTGTGGGATCACAGCCCGTGGCAGAATATGTATACAAAACTGCATCTGCAAATGGTAAACGTGTTCAAGCATTAGCCGGAGCCAAAAACCATAGTATCGTTTTACAGGATGCTGACTTAGGTGAATCAGTAAAGCAAATTATTACAGCTGCATACGGTTCGGCAGGTGAACGCTGTATGGCATGCTCAGTCGTTGTAGCAGTAGGCGACATTGCTGACCTACTAATCGA from Arthrobacter citreus encodes the following:
- a CDS encoding S8 family serine peptidase: MRRKKSIIQITRTLFVTGMLLSSTVPYNVFAKSELTNNKNSDQILMNLSDEQRSVLKQLNAAPSFIISPDINVNTKEPIKIIVEFKEAPSAITALKQKSEGKSVNTYDVNEKVEENHNTFTKYVQSMKSKKTIEYDVSNIKITKEYRNAINGVAMTIPGIAVKELVQSGVVKRVWDDKEIKLDLSKETKESAQLKMSDSIPQIGVDKLHAENIMGQGIKVGVLDTGIDYNHPDLTGVYKGYRAQNGVDPKTIDPNKVKGWDFINNDADPMETTYDDWKNSGEDEIDYYSGSPYYTEHGTHVAGIIAAQKKNKVDYAVKGVAPDVDLYSYKVLGPYGTGATDGIIAAIDKAIHDEMDVINMSLGTEVNDPLSPISVAVDNAMLSGIVTVVAAGNSGPNEKTIGSPGSAALGITVGASDVSMAIPTFKAKIGDFQIPNLKLLAKNFTDRIEDLTGQSIPIVNVGLGYENDFNGKDLKGKLALIERGEITFDEKIKNAAKAGAKAVVIYNNVDGEISTFLGEGTSFIPSFRISKEGGERLKTLDEKSLSFETLSNTNTEGDHLADFSSRGPVFGNDDIKPDLVAPGVSIFSTVPEYINNPQDGVNYDTAYLRLDGTSMATPHVTGVAALILQEHPDYSPFDVKAALMNSADDLKGHYSVYEAGAGRVDAYQAVHSKTSIKVLDKTEILEDNTKVEINEETASISFGSHYEGKNSVKDKRTILIQNHDNKEKTYQFEVEYHGESTNVQDGVKNGLKLNIVKSLKVGAGESKEILAKIQVPASAKTGRYEGYIHVTNSKDPAEGFKIPFAIRVVEKGIDYVSPDRPVMTNDPYIHQFRFTGMDLYFKLNSPVKQIDILLKNESGEPLGYVGSINATNLLPDLDYYTSNGFSGQIYPFTNDPKNPISADYIEVPEGKYILEMVATDEKGKSYSKDHLAIVDNTPPELLYENIKPGVVEISEDMLTEKNGYNVFQVNGKVTDQTVKILQEEGYNVTQSSNTVSLNENNNFFEPHLLQPKDDGEFEFNIYQDAFEEYPYILGTYAFDLGTAGNEVSSFVFMKKGTEYAVNRYNKQSVKLGDEIKMTIDLKNMKQFLGGEMDVQFSPTFYQFEKVEVNQAFKDLAEQKGGKVNLKEPIVSNSGNVNVGAYIEKENFTGLDGDTPFLDVTFKVIDDQNYARNDDFQMYNFNAKKSNKSELVSVNSYGLEKFKLIPTHSTVEGNILPEAFVNTQFGTPDFIHYKFSTIGAKVYALSSDGTMYPAEIKNVGAFKIKNIPATKQAYKIVMEVPGHFTEVNNVILSREEDGLLKGTWEYRNFNIGLAGDVNGDNVIDILDALTVQTYWGTNKRSADINFDGTVNEKDFGYILKNYLSKNLKVSSSSKPKKKYKGKTIDDIKRELGIQ
- a CDS encoding CoA-acylating methylmalonate-semialdehyde dehydrogenase; this encodes MSTQTNIKVLKNFINGEWAKASPNAKTIPVPNPATEEILAFVPLSTKSDLENAVIAAKNAFNSWSKTPVPKRARILFSYQQLLIKHWDELANLITIENGKSYNEAYGEVQRGIECVEFAAGAPTLMMGKQLPDIATNIESAMFRYPIGVVGGITPFNFPMMVPCWMFPLAIACGNTFILKPSERTPLLANRLAELFTEAGLPKGVFNIVHGAHEIVNELLQNKDVPAISFVGSQPVAEYVYKTASANGKRVQALAGAKNHSIVLQDADLGESVKQIITAAYGSAGERCMACSVVVAVGDIADLLIEKLKKEANNLTIGNGLDEDVFLGPVIRKEHRERTEQYIESGIKEGATLLRDGRIDLIRKEKGYFIGPTIFDNVNPSMKIWKDEIFAPVLSIVRVKTLEEAIELTNKSDFGNGACIFTDSASSIRYFRENIEVGMLGVNIGVPAPMAFFPFSGWKNSFYGDLHASGTDGVDFYTRKKMITSRFD
- a CDS encoding helix-turn-helix domain-containing protein, which translates into the protein MSIGKIIYYHRKKQKMKQAQLCAGICSITHLSKIENNVNAVASDETLQLLCERLKVSIEEENKKYHVLKEKLTLFYDAMERIHRVKADELYEEVLNHSDYIQCTDLIYLFELFKLRYLLFTSRIQEFELESKKMIKNITKLNPFELFLWEFLQAIYNGQIQMFEKSLEILSRLESQADQYSEKVSDFYFYKSVMHGNLDQHSLSIHYIYKVLPYLQDNCNVIRILHVKAGLSINLIYLGEFEKSEKILTSILNCSELLQDTNVRGLILHNFGFLNHKQGNFQRALEFYHQSLQFKQINTNTYYHTIKFIIDTHIELKQFNEAIKLLKAELGSIQNKKSNNYVQLKNIYLKVKGKKSA
- a CDS encoding LysR family transcriptional regulator, coding for MELLQLKYFQTVAKLEHITKAAEVLQIAQPSLSKTITRLENDLGVPLFDRQNRQIKLNHFGKMFLNRVNKVLMELEEGQREVQELAGLKNGSITLASSISRILPDLVSGFMKVYPDVHFKQVIKPISKMKKQLINGEIDLCISSLPIEDEDIEWVPLIKEDIFLIIPPGHHLSGRNSIDLIELKNETFVSLNEGFGYRDFTDKFCVNAGFIQNVSFEVDEPFAIVRFVNQGLGVAFMPVLDWTTVTENIPDRIRINDDSCQLTIGLGWSKNRYISLAAQDFKKYVIEYFEKISLGLKEL
- a CDS encoding aspartate aminotransferase family protein, whose translation is MNDKTVNKTYSTSRSKEELIELDQKYVWHHMSPHNPNPLVLVSGKNSTVTDIDGKNYLDGMSGLWCVNVGYGREEIAKAAAEQMQAIPYVPMSQGNVPSILLAEKLNEWLGGDYRIFYSNSGSDANEVAFKIARQYHQQNGEPLRYKFISRYRAYHGNSMGALSATGQANRKVKYEPLSSGFQHVAPPYCYRCPFGKTYGDCGIQCAKAIEDVINYEGAETIAGIIMEPVITGGGVIVPPVEYVAKVRNICDKFGILLIVDEVICGFGRSGKHFGHQNFGIKPDIVTMAKGMTSAYSPLSATAVRSDLYEVFKQPGPDNHFRHVNTFGGNPASCAVALKNLEIIENENLIERAAYLGDELRKKLDSLLTYKNVGEIRSFGFIAGIELVEDKKSKKPASPELVLKIITECKAHGLIIGRNGDTVPGYNNILTLSPPFTTTDEEIDFIVSTLNNAFSNL